From the genome of Ziziphus jujuba cultivar Dongzao chromosome 4, ASM3175591v1:
acatatatatgtatgtccaATAAACAGAATTATATGCATAGTTATATGAATACATCAGGTAACATCCTTACCATCCTGAATACATCTGATGATGATCCCATTCCTGCAAGCATCAGTGCAACCTGACATGAAAATAATTATGCATCTTTTAACAGCAGAtaagcatatttatttttatataatgtaGTATAAAGAAGGAAATTGGCAAAGATAgctgaaaagaaagaaatatcatAGTAATTGTTTTGCAAGAAATATCATAGTAATTGTTTTGCCTTACATTTACTCTTTCTACCCTGCGCATTTCATCTTCAAGCAAGGATAGTTGTGCAGCAGAAGTCCAGTGGATGCAATCAACTGGGCTGGAATAAAAAAGATTAtggcaattaatttttttaaaccatgTAACCTACAAATTTCCCAGCAGCAGGCACCGGCCTGCAAGTTTGTATCAATACTGCAAATAACTATTAAGCAGAACCCTTAGGATCATTGTGTAAAAGGTGTTATACAATTGCAAGATGAAACTTACCAATCATAATCAGAGTTATAGATAGTACATTTTGTTATATATGTCTATTTTGGCACTAAGCCACTGACTAGTTATTTCAAAATCTCTAGATCAGAATTTCTCATTTGTCACCCAAGTACCCAACATGACTTTGAGCATAAAAACAACGAGCCAAAATTCGTCTTAAGAACTCAAACTTCTATCAAGTTCAAGGATGAAATTTACTTTGTAGAACACTTATCAGGTTTGGCAGCTTTAGAGGGAAAGGAGAGTGAGCCCATATAGCTGGAAATTAACTGGTTCACCATAAAGGGAACCAGAAAATGACAACAGAAACATTATTTAGCCTTGAAGAGATCTAAATAGGACCATTCATACAACCAATCATATTAGATGGAATTCACACTCATCTGAACTATAAAGAATAACGTCATTTAAAAACATAGGAAAACATAGATTGTGTAAAGCCACAAAGACATGTTAACACTATATCCACTTAATGTgcttgtaaaataaaatataagcacCTCTCCAGATTACAGCCCATAAGAGAGGTTACTAAAAACATATAAGTTATTCGCTAATATGTTTAACTTCAGTATCTGCTTGAAGGAACATTAGGCAAGATTGATAGTGTGGCCAAGCTATATTTATTGTGAATATTCTCCTCATATAGCAATTAATGCTGAATAAAGCTTTAATAGCGTTAACCATGAAGAAGCACCTACCAACTATCAATTGCTTGCTGAACTATTTCTTGTTTCCCGCACTGGCTGTATACTCTGGCTCTTCCAAAGTCATCCTCAATTTGAAATACATCTGAAGCCACATTGGTACAGTTTTTACAGcctgcaaagaaaaaaaaaaaaaaatatatatatatatatatatataagaccaAAATATGAAAGTAATCATGAACTGCTGGGACTATGTGGACATAGCTGCTCCATTTTGATTCAAACACAGCATCAAATAGACAATTAGATTCTGTTATCAAGTTGAGTAGCAATCAAACTCAAAAGTTTAAGAAGTGAACCCACCTATTTATATCATACCAATAATTTAACACAATACAAACTTAACATTATTTCTAGAGAGAAGATTAACAATTAGAAAAACAAATCCTGTTACAATTACACGGAATATCATTTAAAAAGTATAGGCGTAGTCAAAAACACCAtgcatatttaaataaataaatgtttgaaACCCTTACCAGGTTTCATATATGTCATTCATGTGCCTTCAGAACAATTAAGTATCAGATCAACTAACATGTTGAATATGATAACCACTTTCATGTATGTTCCCAATTATCCTGAAGCTTGTTTATGCACATAGGAGAGAAAAACATACCGATGCAGCTAAACTCATCAACGAATACGTGATCGTTCGGGCTGGAGTCGTCTAGAAAAGGATTGATAGCCGTCAATGCATACCCATGAATCTCATCATAAATCATGCGCTGCACAGGGTCACTAAGTACCTGCACCGCAATAGTCAATTTTTAGTGAAAGCACAAAAACAGTATCAAAATGGAATACTTGTTTCAAGCTCAAACCAGTCAATTTTCAATGGGAACCCACCGCGTAGACTTCATTAATGAACATGCAGAAATTTGTGGTCTCTGGATCATTGCCGCTCAAGTCCGGATGGCAAGCTTTCATACAATTATAATAAGCTTTTTTTATCTGCTCCGGCGTGGCATCTGGAAGCTAGTAATAGACCATCCAATAATCAGACATACACAACTATGACTAAACACTTCATAATAATCAAACAAGGAAAAACTAAGGACAAACATTATACTCATAAGAAGTAAATCCATCTCCGAAATTTAACTTTATGTGAAGTTGCAAGCAAAATTAGAACACTACATTCATATGGTAATCATCAACAGTAACGAATTGTTTATTTTGGGTAATTTAATTGCAGATCATGTCCATTCAtctatagtttatatatatatatatatatatacaccacaaTGAATATCGAAATGGAATGGACTTATTTCTGCTTATGAAAGGTGTCCTAAAGTTTTAAGAAGCAGGAAACTAGATATGAGTAGTAATTAGTGTCTATTTGTATTTTGTCCTACTACATTTTCTCAGAAACTAAACAGACCCAAAGTGAAATTTTCAAAGCATTACCAATCCCAAAACCTCATAATAGTCATCAGCAACAGCATCCGTTAAAGTTGAATCCTTGGCCGCAACCCTGAGTCTGCCACAACCTCTGCGCCTTCCACCATGACCCATCAAACTCAAAGCACTGCTATTCCACGCCGTGACACGCCATGGACTTCTTGAGCAAGAATTCAACAATGGGTTCTGGAATTTGAGAGCTTCCGCACAAACAGGAGACAGTACAAGAGCCATTGGAGGAAGCAAACGAGCTTTGTTTCGTTACGGGTTAATAGcgtcatattatatatatatatatatataaatatgtgtgtgtgtgtgtgtgtgtgtgtgtgtgtgtgtggaaatgaAACGAAACGGATGGAGTTGAAAGGAGTGAGATTTTTTGTGGGGGATAATTGAATTTTCGAAAATTTTGAGGCGGAAGAAATTTTGGCGTGAAAGGCACAGATGCTGACATGGCAGATTCGGAgccaaatgttttttttattatttttttgttttttcttagaaTTTGGACGAACCTAAAGATGAATCTAGTGCGGGAAGGAGTCAAGCCAGTGCATGTTTGGCACTTGCATAGCACGTGTCATTTCGTAGATAGATATTGCCTCACGCATGCAGCTCTCTTATTTTGTCTGTAGCCCGCGATTGTTGTTCAATCAATAGAACTTACCGACCTCTCCATTCATGATTATAATTATAGGTGGAATTActaatttatgttattttttattaaaaatttaatatggaaaaataatttttttatttaactgtcatttaaaatgttaagagagtatataattttattagtaatgataatataatatttatcatgtaGTATTATCTTATTAGATTCATCTTTTATGGATttacgattaaaaaaaaaattcaagtaatAACTTATCTATTACTTATGTGTCatataaatttgttaatttataatCATGAACATCTATTAATTACGTGTCATATAAACTTGTTAATTTATAATCATAACAATGTCCTAtactatcaaaataaaatatatgaatcatatataataatttttttacatacCCCTTTTATAAATTGTCTATTGCACAACATCACCTATGCaatgatctttttttttcttttttccccttactTTCTTTCTGAATCTAGGATATAGTTTATCACCATTAATATCATAACATATTATTTAGTAAACATGATTTTtgtgggaaaagaaaaaaaaaaaattggtgcccttactatttttcttctcttttttgctAATCAAGACAATCCATTAATCATGAGAGATGAGAGAAAATGTTAACGAAAAATGAAAATAGGATGCAATTTATGGAGATTGTGATgccatttttgaaatttaagaaaaaaaataaaaggttaatTGCTAAAACAgccatgtattttttttagaacaatTTCATCATTtcactaattaaatatatatatatatacatatatataattaaattcacatcaaaacaattttattattttaatattaaaacaatatgacaattttaacattaattttttttattaacttttaaaccacatcaaaaattaaatttaaaaatttaaaaattattaaagtaaAGATTCAATAACACACTAAaatcctattaaaaaaaataaactctatcataaccaattaattaataaacatataagaatatttcatttttatcagTTAAGTTTCAGGTAATTTCGAAATTATCCCTCAAGTTTTACAAAAATCAACCACACCCTTATTTTATAACACTATCATTCTCTCCGACATCGttgtttcatttattattatacccttaaaagttaaattttaaaattataattttattatatttatttattttgttaaagtttttttttcttaaattctcTATTCTCcttcaattttatgtttttttcttcctctctttgttgttcattgctaaattttaccaaaaCTCCTTCTACAtgtgaatattaatttttctctccCCATTCATCTTTTCCTTTAATcgtcatatttttttcaatgtccCATTCATACAGAGGTGTCGAACTATGAAGCCGTAAAGGACCTGAGAGTCTATGCCTATGAGGTCTACGATGGGTTTCAGGATGGAAAGGGTTTGGGGAGACCCAAGTCGTGTAAAGATTTGATGATCAATTTGAGTATGATAAGGAGGTAAGAATCGTGTCTGACTTGGAAGAGCTGACAAGTCAACCTTTAGGAGTGATTCTCACTAAGCTATAAGATAGTGTAAACACTTTGGCACCAAATTAAGGTTTTGATGCACAAGATCGAGTTGAAATGAGGATCAGTCCATAAGATTCAgctagatttttttcttttttttttttttttttttttgggtaactagGTTTGATCATTTTGTGTATGTGGATTTAATGGGACATATTAAGATTTGTATGGATTTTGATTGGAGAAAATATCGAGAGAGAGCTCTTTGcttggtttttatatttttttcctcttgtttTTGGAATAGTCATggtgaagaaatttttttttccccctatggTTTCTCAAATTGCTATGGtgaaaaaagaactaaaaaagaagaagctggaaatttattttcttaagttTTATTGCACATTTTTCAATACATATCATCATATCTTAACCATAATAAATGTACAATTACAAATATATCCATCattccatccttttttttttactatataagcAAACATTATATTTTGGACAGTATTTATTTCTGCATTAGTATGGAGACTTCATTTCTAGAGTATTTCCAATGACTTAATctgtgttaaatttttttaccatattaaaaatgtagacatttattaaaaataaaataaaatattttcaataatgGCTCTATCTAAAGACCCTATTAAGTTGatttagcaaaaaataaatgaaataaacatGGTCAATGAGGCCATCTACTTTCACAAGATCAATTCGACATTGTAATTAGACAAAATAATCATTAcaagaatataattaaaaaaaaagaagaatagataaatacaacatTACCAATCagtgttattttaaaaaaaaaaaagaaaaaaagaaaaaagatatacatatcattaattaattaaaaattaagaaagaaacaTTGGAAATCGATTTTTGTGTAATAAAAAGTCTTGCTAAAATAGACTACAAGCCTTTTCAATTTACAACCTTCATATCACATATATAACAATCTATATAAACATTAGAAACGTTCTTACTCTATCACATGACATTTTATGAGTGgttgttatattttattatcaatacttaagattttttttattaatattggattccataattttttttatttttttttgcaataataattttactTCTTTCAATAATTCTTTTAAGTATTATTCAATACTATTATGAGATTTTACGTTTATTGgggcaattttttatttggtcaaCTTTTTAGGtggaattttttctatttttggtcaATTTATAAGGGGAATTTGTTTTAGTGAAAGAAAGCAAAATCTAGTATTGGTCCCTTACATGCAATGTTTTGTTTAAAGGGTGTGACGCTATTTTAGGAACAGTTGTGTACAATATGTAAGAATGCTTCATACTTTATTTGTGATGTACAGAGTGGCCTTACATTTTTGGTTGACTAATTTTAAAGAGAGAAGCCTTAAAAGAGACaactagagagagaaaatgagTGTGATTGGATTTGGggttttcttccttcttcatcTTTCTCTGTAGTCTCTAGGAAAACCTTTTAATTCTTTCTTAGCTTGTATTCTCTGTACCCGATTTTACAGATAGTGCAAAAGTGCTCTTCGTGGAGCTCAACTAGATGTAGGCTTGGTTTTGAGCCGAACTAGTATAAATCCTTCTCtcctttttttggctttttttcccTAAgtttattggatatatttttgtGATATCTTCTTTGAGCTAGAATTCcaaacagtggtatcagagcaagttCTTAATAGCATCTctaaaagtcaaatttgaaaatataaaaaagtaagcACAAAAATGACAAAATTTAATGTCGATAAGTTCGATGGTAAGGAAGAATTCAATTTATGATGTAAGAAAATAAGAGCCATTACGGACCAACAAATGGTAGCAAAAGCCCTAAATTCTTTTAAAGATTTACTTTTAGATATGACCAACAAAGCGAAGACCAAGATGTTTTGACAGGATAGCTTTCAAGTACATCCTTGACATACAAAATAGTCCCATTTAGGGAAGTCCTACCAAATTTCTTATCGAAAATCTAGTAAAAACTTCCTATAATTAGATGTACAATCATATAGATAAActaacataaatatttttttataaaactctcataaaatcatcaatcaaaaataatatacgAGTCATATATATTAGGTTAATCCATAAAGCAATCTAAGGAGCACAAATTAACCaatgcaaaatatcaaaaatactcGTTATAATGTAAACATTAGAATTcaatgaaagaaagaatatttactattattagaGTCAAAGGGAAAGACACAATATATGAACAATGGTATAACATACAAACAATAAAGATATCTAGACGTGTTGGACATAATTTTTCAGTTGAGGcctagataaatattttaaaaattaaattatgagACAAGTTCAGTAagtagaataaataataatatgaaaataatcatttattttcaaaaccttCTCTCAAAACTTCACTTTCACTCTTttgaaagtttttttgttttggaaaatgtCTTTCACAAAGCCActgagttttccaaaaatatagtaaatctcatatttcatataaaaatatttataaatatgataCCAGTCATAACTTTAtgtacttaaataaataaattatatttttcgtaaataacagataaagaaaaataatagtttctTAACCATGATTCATATAATACCATAACATGTTTGTAATGTCTAATATCAAATCCTATCATATGACCTTCAACGTCCTAAGGCATTGCAGAGCCAATAGAAGAAGGGGAAACTATCATACGACTATTGATGTCCCAGAGACGTCACAAAGCTAGGACCTCTAAACCAGCCTCTATATTACATAATCATAGTAAGGTGTtgagtaatatatatacatacatatataattataaccaTCAATAATTGTATCTATATTTGTATCTATAATCATGGTATTGCTTGGTGCACAATATCACAAATCTACATCTCGCCTTTAtcccatagaaaaaaaaaaatcatttattctTTTCATCCATACCCAAGAACTCAACATAAATTTTTGCCATGTCATATGCAAATCatataaataagataatataatcaataaaataaatctaatttcctTAATGCCAAAGATCAATCAATTTACCAAAACTTTTTAAATGCTAAGATCCACAATTTCACCATCCACAATTTCACTATGAGCATAATAAAATTCGGAAACATTTAAAAACTTGTCAAAAATCACATGAAAcgataacttttatatatattcatgcatATAACttcaaaatgaagaaattataaatttaatatgctcaaaatatttatgaaaagaaaaactcATTCATAGGGATATAGCTCACTTTTGATTTAATATCAAATCACTTATGATCTCTATCTTAGTGCCCAAAATTTAACAAGAGCACTTCTtaggttttcaaaaattaaactacAGAAATTGATGCATAATTAAagtcccaaaataattttaacaactctaagattactaaaattaaacacCAAAAGATCCAATTATATTACGAATCTTTAGGATTCAGTATCcaaaattgggatttttcaCTTGAAGACCAATTTGATGAAGTTAAACATTCTATTAGGTCCTATtaacatttaattatataaaccCAACTTCATTTTGGTTCTAGGTTATCCAAATACAATCCAATTTTATCCGATAATATACTAATTGACCAAAAAACAGAAGAATTATCAAATGACatccaaaattaacaaataacatACTAAAACAAAGCTTATGGGATGGGTAACAGGATAGGAAACTGATTTGGTCTAAGAAAGTCATCAATGACAAGAAAATGCCTCCAAAGTTTCAGTTGAAATTTAAGATTGATGGATCTCTTAAATGGTGAAGAATTGAAGCAAATGGAGGCCATGTTTGAACTCAGAATGTCCAAAATAAAGGATATGAGGTATAGGTTAGTCTGGAATGACTAAAATTCCTACGAAACACAAGGTGACCAGAAAACCACACTTTGGCAAAAAATGTCTTAATCCGAATGCATCCAACAATTTTCCTAAGAGATTTTCTATGGAAAGGTTAGAAGGGTAATGATTAATCTAGTAGTGGTGGCAATGAGGGTTTATTTGGTCAGAATTGGGTGGAATATAAGGTGAAACATTCGGCTGCATAATGAATGTGCAATTTCTGGTGGCCATCAGAAATGTCTCCAATTCTAGCACATTACTAGTCCTCCGACCGTGAGACTCTGTGGGTGTAATAAAAATTCCATAAGCAATTTGTATGGCTAGCATGTTtagattaattttatcaaaaaatgggTTGATTTGATGATTCTTCGATCAGTGGTGGTGGTTGTGCAAAAATCTAGTGGGAATACTGTTTAATCGGGTTTGGGGTGGTCTAGGgatattttggatatttttgaatttgtttaatatCATGGAATGTTTCTCAAGGTATAAATAGGTCTTTAAGTtattaacaaacaaaaatgtGAAACTATTTTAAACACAGATAAAATACTAATGCTCAAACTTTTCagaactataattttttaaccataaCTTGACATAATGTTAGTTTACGAACTCTATTTAATAATACAAAGTCAAAGCCAAACTTAATctctaaaaaaatatcaaacttgATCCCACTTAAAAGTCCAATttgatcaaacttggtcaaccctCATCAAACcggtcaaaatttcaaatttcaagtaTTCTCTTAGAACGAGTCGTCACATGTTTAAGATCGCTTAGAGTAACTTCCTTCGCCAAATGAACAAAGAAGAATCGGCTGCAAGTTTATGGAGAAAGTTGGAAGTTCTTTATCTCAATAAAACTCTTTCTAGCAAGATTTCTCTTAAAGAAAGGTTCATTAGGTTCAAATTGGATGCTTTCAAAAAGTCTTGAAGAGAACTTGGAtgagttaaaatatatatatatatatatatatatatattgacttgGCTAATACCGAAGAGAAAATTGGAGATAAGAACAAGACTATCATTCTCCTAAACTCATTTCCAAAATCCTGCAAGAAGGTAAAGGTTGCTCTTAAATGTGGAAGAACTAGTCTTAGTCCAAAGGATTCTTTGGATGCTATTAGTGAAGAGATTtagagataaatataaaaaagaaaaatttgaacaACAGTGAGAAATTGTATGCTCAAGGAAAAAGTGACAAAAATGATAACAAAAGGTTAACCTAGAGGAAAATCAAGGTCTATAGTAGGACCCACCCCAAAAACCCTCTCAGCCCTTCCAGATGGTCCTGCCTAATGAAGTCCCACTAAGAAATATTTAAGGGATAGCCCAATGAAACTTCATCAGAACTGTAGACAACATACATATGCaatgtaaaataatatcttaataTACAAAGATAAAGTCATAACAACATGCAAGTCCCAACGAAAACAACATCTACCACCCGTCATACTACTAGTCATTCTACACATACATACTAAGTCACTACCATATCCATACTTTATCAAAGTATTCTAAGAGTAAATATAAACATAGATTATACAGATGATATGAATGAgtctataaaaatataaacaaagaaagaaagataaagcATTGTTGTTGCTATGGAAACTGCGAAAACAGTATATGATGTACAAGGTAGACTATCTGCTAATTGTTTGGATTtaagggaacaaatttaaaaacaaatgaaacatAATTAAGATATCTCAATGAAtagcatagtataatagaaaaataatattttattttcgtaAACCTTTCTCTCAAGACATCTCATTTCACTCTTTTTGAAAAGTTTCgctttttaaaatctatttcacaaaaccaaatCTGTATCCCAAGTCAATATCAGAAAACCAGTGCTTATATATAATAAGTCCTTAAcattaaaacattataaattgaatCAATCATGATTAAATATTgagcacaaaaaataaaaatataatttcataaaataaaaatccacaaATATAACAGAAAATCAACAATGTATCATATGATATACCCAACGCTTCTAAGTGGTGCACAGTATCCCAAAATAGCACGAACAATAATgagaaagaaatagaaatagaaaccAAAAGGTGAACCCATTTCATGACCCATAACatccaaaaagcaaaaaataaatcataggAATAATAACTTATCTCACAACCCTTAACCTCCCAAAGATGTCATGGCAATAGAGAAACCATAGGAAGAACCCATCTTACGACCCTTAATATTCCAAAGGCGTTGTAGCAACCAGTGCACTAATAACATAATAACATAACCGAGACAcaggtactatatggtacatcaattcaAAACAACAGTATagtattcataaaataatttttttaagatcaTACTTTTCTACTTTTCTAACAATACTATACCATAAAATagaattaatattcaaactcaaccatttaattaaaattttcaaatcaactTTTCATGTCAAAACACAAATATTAAAAGTGAAATATGCATCATCATATACCATTTTTAAgtactttaaaatttaaataactcAAACATACTTAAAAGTATACAATTTCCAATAcacttttcaaaataatttattttccaaaatgattaaaatatcatttcaaataccaatatatttaaatatcaggATCCACAAGTTGACTATAaactcattagaatttgaaactATTTAATATCttgtcaaaagtcacataaaataataatatacatacatatatgtaacagcaaatattcatatattcataagtaatcatttaaattaaaccatacatacataaaatattcaaaccatttatatattatactaatatgctgaaaactttttaa
Proteins encoded in this window:
- the LOC125421982 gene encoding chaperone protein dnaJ C76, chloroplastic, which produces MALVLSPVCAEALKFQNPLLNSCSRSPWRVTAWNSSALSLMGHGGRRRGCGRLRVAAKDSTLTDAVADDYYEVLGLLPDATPEQIKKAYYNCMKACHPDLSGNDPETTNFCMFINEVYAVLSDPVQRMIYDEIHGYALTAINPFLDDSSPNDHVFVDEFSCIGCKNCTNVASDVFQIEDDFGRARVYSQCGKQEIVQQAIDSCPVDCIHWTSAAQLSLLEDEMRRVERVNVALMLAGMGSSSDVFRMASSRWEKRQAKVLEQAKVRMAKKKGADETESYWDNLWGTPKDYKKSEEEVKERAKRAAAAARRWREYSRRGVDKPPTFKLPETIVEKEK